A section of the Solitalea canadensis DSM 3403 genome encodes:
- a CDS encoding HEPN family nuclease — translation MGIENGRYDIELIKRTKKLIETYDGVFNLTLLMNSVLSLIVLPQQHNSRIRKLAFMNQNLDEIPEINFVINSPHFQFDPRNFNYDLKNLLNRIRNGISHQRIEAISEDNKWKGIVIEDYDRNNNLGLHLELTTSQVRNLAFYIAEKYLEEVGELEANAKPTYDF, via the coding sequence ATGGGAATTGAAAATGGAAGATATGATATTGAATTGATTAAGAGAACTAAAAAGCTCATTGAAACATATGACGGTGTTTTCAATTTAACTTTACTTATGAATAGTGTATTAAGTTTAATTGTTTTGCCGCAACAGCATAATTCCAGAATAAGAAAACTAGCTTTCATGAATCAAAATCTAGATGAAATTCCTGAGATTAATTTTGTTATTAATTCACCACATTTTCAATTTGATCCACGAAACTTTAATTACGATTTAAAAAATCTTCTAAATAGAATTCGTAATGGAATTTCTCATCAAAGAATTGAAGCTATTTCTGAGGATAATAAATGGAAAGGTATAGTAATTGAAGATTATGATAGAAATAATAATCTAGGGTTGCATCTTGAGTTAACAACTTCCCAAGTAAGAAATTTAGCTTTTTACATTGCCGAAAAATACTTAGAAGAAGTTGGTGAATTAGAAGCAAATGCAAAGCCGACCTATGATTTTTAG
- a CDS encoding DinB family protein: protein MKLKLKYTIDQLNKVPAGFNNNLIWNIGHEIVAQQALIYKSSGLEGYIFRRII, encoded by the coding sequence ATTAAGTTAAAACTTAAATACACTATAGACCAACTAAATAAAGTTCCGGCCGGATTTAATAATAATCTGATTTGGAATATTGGTCATGAAATAGTTGCCCAGCAAGCATTGATATATAAATCATCAGGCTTGGAAGGATACATTTTCAGGAGAATTATTTGA